The genomic stretch AATGAGTCACTCTCATTAAAAACCCCCCAAAAAAGATTAAAAGTCTAAAATAACATTTCGagataaaaacatataaatttttccttaattaggGTCTCATGCAATGTGTAAACTAGATAACtccgatatctccaaattctcTCGAAAGTTCCataaaaatgataagtattAAGAATCCTAATAAAACTTTGGTACAAAGGGGataaatattatatactaagaatcttaattataataagaTATTAGAATATtagataaacattatctataaaaaattatcaaatcaagGAGATTTAGAATTGCTCAattctcctctataaataagtagatCTTCATTTCTGAAAAAGTATGTCCTTAATATTGGTGGAAACTCTGCTCTACAATTTTTAGTATCTTCCATGTCTAACTTAATTAAACATCAAAGTGTTTACGTgaaaatttttctatatatatcttctaattgttttcttttaacGTCCTTTGATAGTTTTCTTCCTTCTAGACTCGGGCAACGACCGTCTCAAGCAACGATAGTTTTGGGCGACTTGACGTTTTTTACTTAATAagtttattattgtattttgataataataaatacttaatatttatttaaaattaaattaaatacaaaaattaagatataaacatataaaatatatgaaaatttgttATAACAGTATCCAAATAGGTAAATGGGTGGCATATTACTATTCCCACAATGGtggatgctaaaaaattttaaggGAAATGCGACCTGTGCAAAAtagtttaacaaaaaaattgacaaacacacattcaaatgataaaaataccccacctaaaattgcaaattcatcaCTTTGGTCGTCTCCCCCTCACCTCTCTCTCCCATTTTCATGGCCACCTTCAACAACTGCTATTTCATCTCGCCTCGTTGCCACTATCACCTCTTTGATGCATCCTCATCGCCGCAGTGTCACCTAACCTCGATCGAGCTTCATCTGTCGTGAACAAAGGAAAGAGAGTAAAGAGGAGACGGCAAATGGGTGGGGTTTTTTCGTCATTTTATGCCTATGTATAAGGTTGTGTGTAAATCTGTATGTACATGTAACACGATCCAAATTTTAATGGTGGatactatttttataaattttaatttataataaaaagtaatattatttaaaaaaaaaaaaaaactccgtAAACATGACTTTCTACTGTTTAGTAAAGGTATCCTAAAGGTATCAAGTCTACTAGCCAACTAGTTACGTAGTAGACTTGATGTGATCTCTTTTGTTTTTGCTCAAATTACGCTTCTTGCTACCTCATACTCGTTGCATCTTCTGCttgctctctcctctctttcttttttcttttttttttctcaagtcTAGATTCCATTCTGTGTAGAACTCAATTTTGCCTCTCCGATCGATTGAAGCCCAAAGCAATGGATTTTAGATCAAGAACCCACTTGTGTggattttgttaattaaaaccCACACTGACGAACCCACTTCCAATCATTAATAAAGAGAGCGAAAAGGAGgaggaaggaaaggaaagaatgaTATTTGCCTTTTGCTGTTAGTGATCGATAGAGATACAGATGACAAAAACATGGAAAGGAAGATGTCTgtgagagacagagagaaatggagaaagggaaagggataATCTTTCACTGAGTTTTACAACAAAAAAAGATCACCGACAATGGGGTGATCTTCTCAAAAATAGccttaaaaacattttcttgactTTCGTATCAAATTACAAACATAAAACTCGCAATCGAAAGATAATAATTGtgaagttttattttaaaaaattaaaaaattcaacacgTATTCTCATGTTAAAGTATTTATTAATCAGTAATTTGGTCAATTTGATACTATGATGTTAATTACAAAGAACGTACAAACCATCGTATTATTAATaagaatatttctttttttaagtttGATGATACGAAGTGATGTGTATTATTGGGCCAACCAAACATGCCTTTAAGGCCGATAGCGAAAGAGCCAAGACTACACGAAATTATGGCTAAAGACGAAGAGGTCCGCTTTTCCCATTTCTTTCCAGAttaatgaaatagaaaaaaacaaaatgaaaagacaCGGGACGGGGATAACTCCAACCAATCGCTATCCGCCACGTCTGCAACCCAACCACTGGTTGGGCAGCCGCCCACGTTTTCCTGGGCCGCTCGTGCCCCAACGACAGTACCGTTTCAGGCCTGCCCCACGTGGCAGAACCTGGTTGGCAGAGAAAGTCAAGCGGCGTCGTACCAATTGGGCTTGCGGCCCAGCCGTATACTGTGCTTGTTGTAAATACTGGGGCCCAACCCAGGCCCCTTCAAGTTGAAAGAGATTTTGTGCTGCCAGGcctttttattttggagtttttAATTATCGGTAATGCTAGATTGATAGttacataattattataaatatattcttaaaaaattaataatatttgttcACAATTTATtagctatttttaaaatattataaacactttaaaaaataaaaatatttttaattgtaaaaaattacAAACGCTTTTACATAATAAGATCTCCTTgatagtattatatatatatatatatatatagtctaacATCTCATTACACTCATAATTCCTATACTACTAGGGCACCACAAAGAcatagaagataaagaagaatacCCTTAAAAAATTTGAACACTGAGACTTAGTTTTGTTTGATCTATCACTTTGGTGTTATAgttgtttatgtatttttaccCAATTAACTATGTATCTATAACATTTGAAAAGGGGATGTAAAgacaagtttgatttttcaaatatgGTAACAGGATGACACGTTTAAGGTATCCAAATTAGTTGCTACCAAATTATCTATATATGTTTAGTATGTTTATTCCAATATATTAAGGTTCCTTGTACGTAGTTAAtatcacaataaataaataaatgttgaaATAACATTTGTGTTAATCAATGAAGCTGTGGACAGGTTGTAATTAATTGCTGCATGGGTATTTGCAGCTAATGGGGGTGACAGATTAGACCATGCAACGACGATGAGAGTAACTCCAAATTGAAACGGTGGTTATGTGCATGGTTGCACTTTAATTTGTTCCCAATTATTGTAAATGGTAACATGCCCTTGTAAGCCCTTGATTAGACTGCAAAGCttaatttcttctctaaaatttagatttgtaaaataattatatatgtgtgtctgTGGTAGTATGTCTCTATCGGCCTTCCATAATGTGGGTGGCCATGCATGCAGCATGGATAGAGATTTAGATAGACCATTACATATGCAGAATTTAAGTagaagctaatatatatatatatatatataatgtttcatctcatctcatctcatctatCTTATAATTCAGTGTATTTGGAGAGGATGTGAGGCTGCCAGTCCATCCTTATCCACCCACCAAACTGAAATTATGGTCCGTTCATTGGTGACCCAAATGATTCTTTGTAATAAGTGCCTTTGTCCTAAGCACTACTAATTCATGTTATTTCTACAttcaaatttgatatatatatatatatatatatatatatattatatttaaattatattcaaGATAATAGATGAATCATATTGATCATAAATGGCTTGATATTTAACTcaataaaaaatcatttgagTTTGTTTGTTAAGATAAACAAGTCAAGATTGATCCTAACTTTTGAATTCGATTTGTAAATAAGTCGACATTGAGCTCAATAGAGCTCGGCTTGTTAAAGTTCACAAACGTGGCCAATTAAATACTTGTGAATATCAATAGACTTGATTAGAGCattgtaaatatatttgattagaaattcataaatagttcataaacaaatttatttataaatacattaatatatatatatttataattttataaatataataccgGTAAGCCCGAGCTAGTTCGAGCTCAACCTTGCTAGCATGCGCTCAAGTTCAAACCGAGCTTTAAGGCTTCAACCTAGAAACTAATTCGCCAAGCTAAGTTGAGTTCAATGAAGTTTTACTCGATTCAGTTCGATTGCAACCCTAATTATgttaatgttttttattttatgtcacattattgtaaatatataatacatcataacaaaatattaataaaaatatcaaaataaagtatttaaatgacatttcgaaataaaataatagtggAACAGCTTGTGTGGGTGTAacgttagagatgatgataatttTATCTGAATTTTTGCCAAAAACTCATTTTGTCCTGTCTTGACTTGGATGGGTCATCCTTATTTGATTGGGTTCAGAAGAAGATAATATAGAGGATACAGGGCCCGTCCAAAATCTCGGGCCAGGTTGGCTCTGACTAAAATTCCTCAGCCCAGCCCATAAAAGGCCCAGGTGACTCATCAACTTCAAATAAGTTTCTACTCAATGGGCCGAGCTGTCTAGTTAGAATCTCTGGAAGGCCCAGGAATCATAAgtctatttttatataaattattatataaaaatataattatgattttaaacgtttttttttttttttgtatgaattATGTTtctataaaattacataaaaattaattaaaataaatttttaaggtAAATCGAATAATTATGTACTTCATAAGAGTAATGTTATATAATTAAAGAatgtaacaaaattattttatttgacttAGATGGTGACAACTATTTCatgtaaaatatgaaattgtgGGTTTAAATCTTCTCATACCTCTTGATAGCCAATTATCAATCAATAAATAGGCTTATGTGTGCTAGACATGACAATAGCCCCTACCCCAAAGTAGAAGTCGTTCAAAAACCTAATCTAGGTTACTGTTATTCATaacgtatttattttttattttcgtttttGTATAATCTAGGTTACTGTTATCattgaaagagagagtgagagatgtAAGGAGACAcgggagaaagaaaaaacaagggACACTTTGGGtattatataacatttaatGACAATTAAGTAATGacaagaacaaaataatttttggatttttaacTAACATCAATGCAACTTCTTAAAATCATGGGATTGTCTCTTAAATCTTGCTTAATCTCAAAGGGtacaagtgtaatttaccttaAAACAATATATTTTCCTTTAGTTACAAAAATTGTAAAACTATTTATCATAATTGTTATACAaaaattaggattaaaaatTACCAACAAAAACATAACAATCACTCCcataatctaaaaatcaaatCTTGCAAGTCccccacttaattatatatgacGGTATTTATTATTGGTCGTGTTGTCTAAGGGCGGAAATGGAGAACAGATCAACAAAAAAAGATGGCACAGTGAGTGTACGTACGCCGATCGAAACCCAAAAGCAGATTGAATTACTAAACCTGATTGATGACTAAAGAGAGATGCCTCTggcttttgtttctttcaattGCGCAGAGTCTCCACATTTCTCCATgccatttaattaatattaaatgaattgtATAATAATATGCATGTAGATATGATTCTTCTGATATAGGGTAAAGGCATATACAGCCCCTCAGCTTTTCTCATTTAACCATTTAGCCCTCTCAAATTTGGAAgagacctatatatatattagccccttttaacttttaatttgcaCTTATTAAAACACCCTAACTTTAATTTAAAGACCCCTCATGGTCCAGTCAGCGCATAAAAGCACGCGTGACTGGACCATGAGGGGGCTGAGGGGTCTTTAAGTTAAAGTTAGGGTGTTTAAATAAGttcaaattaaaagttaaaggGCTAATAGGTCCCTTTCAAACTTAAGAGGGCTAAATGGTTAAATGAGAAAAGGGGCTGCATATGCCTTTAGCCTTCTGATATATGGAGATACATATACACATCATGTACGTACATGGAGATATATAGATTACTGAAACCCGGAACGAGGAGGAAAACCCAAGTAAAGGGACAAAATATATTGGAACTTTGGAAGTGAAGAATACCAAGGAAATCAAAAACCCAGATATGAACAGCTGGAGTCAGATGTCCGTTACTGTGTTTCTTGCTGTTCTTGGCTTTTGTCTTGTATCTTATGATAAAGccaatatttctttctttcctttcttcctttctcccttttttcttcttcttcttcttcttcttcttcttcttcttcaattcttcttcttcttcttcaataatTCTTCTCTTTATTGCATTATGCGTATGTCTTTGTAGTTTGAGAAGGCTCATGAAACGAGGCTGAGGTTTCCTTTCCCTTTCTGAGGCTCTCAGCTTTCCTTGAATCAACCCTTCTGCAATACACTTTGGCCCTTCCATGTTCCATCATCTCAACGCTCTAGGAAATAGGAGAGAGACAGTGATGTAGCATTCAATTTTATAGTGCAATTCGTTCTTCGAATCCCTTTTATGAGTTATGGCCCTTTCCATTTCAGTTTCAGTACTTCTCAATTAGCAcacacttacatatatatatatatatatatatttcccatCTCATTCTCCCACCCTTCTCAtcaatatcatcatcatcatcatcgtccgAACTCTGCAAATCCAGAAGTGTTTCCCTATTCCTTTCCCAGAAATGGGCTCCTGTAGAAATTTCATGCGTGGAAGGCATAAGCTTCACCATCTCtccttcccttttctctttctcttgatCTCAAGCTGGACCCAGTTCCCATCTATCGCTGAaggtaaattaaatcattcagaGTTATTCATACATGTTTCCAACACATTCAGACTTATGAAGATATCGTAACAACAAGTTCTCTGTAACAGGTAGAGCGTTTCTCAGATCCGCTGACCGTTCCAAGGtcagaatctctctctctctctctctatatatatatatatattcagtgtgtaaaggtaattaattaagggTTTCTATTGTCGCAGGAAGAGAAGATAGGTTCGAAGCCGCCACAGTGCGAGAAAAGATGCTCCTCATGCGGGCACTGTCAGGCCATTCAGGTGCCTATAAACCCACAAACAAGAACTGGGAACAGAAGAAACTCTTCCGATTCATTGTCAACTCACTATGCCAGAGCCGATGACAGCTCCAATTATAAGCCCTTGAGCTGGATGTGCAAATGTGGGAATTCCTTCTTCAACCCATGACCAACGATTGAATTCccatcttcatatatatatatggttgctGAGCTTGTGAATCTTGTACACTAGATGATCATATCAGTATAGACGATTTCCACAGTGCTGCTCTTTAATTTGGTCTTTCTAGCTAGGTTTTTGCTCTTCTGTAATGCTTTTGATTTATGCGCGTTTAATAATGAAGTATTATGGTTAAGTAATTGATCGTCAACTTTCCTGCTGATCTTCGTTGCATCAGCAGATTCTCCATGGGAATCGTGCATGTACTGtagataaaatacaataatatatatatatatatttgtgggtGGGTGGACAAATACAGAGATGTGTACAAAAACATGCATGCAAAAGATAAGAAGCATATATTCCAGGAAAATTGTGAACCAATGAATAATCAATCTTGACGCATCGCTGAAGCATGGAAAGCTACTCAGGAAACAAGGAAATTCTGAAGCAGAAGATTTCATTGAAAGGGGCTGAGGATTTTATCCATACCAATGCCCAagatcttttctttttctgagCA from Diospyros lotus cultivar Yz01 chromosome 9, ASM1463336v1, whole genome shotgun sequence encodes the following:
- the LOC127809838 gene encoding EPIDERMAL PATTERNING FACTOR-like protein 2; the protein is MGSCRNFMRGRHKLHHLSFPFLFLLISSWTQFPSIAEGRAFLRSADRSKEEKIGSKPPQCEKRCSSCGHCQAIQVPINPQTRTGNRRNSSDSLSTHYARADDSSNYKPLSWMCKCGNSFFNP